Within the Paenibacillus sp. AN1007 genome, the region TTTTCGTTTTTGCTGGCTACTTGCAGTTGTGCAATACTTGGTCTATAAGACATGGATATCACCCTGTGAATTCAAATTTGGTTCATGCTGATGACACTGACATTTTTCAGTACTAAGTCATATTAAAGAAATTTCAGGTCAATGTCAACTTACCAATGCCTATCCGCCAAAGAGAATATCCAGAATCGTACCAACCTGTCCCTGTTTTTTACCTTTCAGCACATCCGGGTTAAAGACCTCTACATAACCGCAGGACGTACAGCTTACAAACAAATAATGGTTATGCTGAATATCAAATACTTTGCTGAGTCCCGCGCCTGACATGGAAACTTCTTTGATGCTGCAATCCGTCCCCCGGCATTTGGTGCATACAAATTTTCTCTCAATCATCTCTTCAATACTCATCGCCGTTCCCCCTTATGGAATATGTGGCATGAATGTCTGTACTGTTATGTAAAAGAGTACGCGCTAAGGTCAGGATATTCCTCCCTTCATGTTTAGATATGGAAAACAAAACCCTGCTGAATCGCCAGCAGGGCTTCGTGTTTGAACATGGGGTATCGCTGCATACCCTGCTCTCTATTTCACCAGTGACTCCGGCATAAAGAGCTCGGGTCCGTCTATTTATTAAACTACGTTCAGTACAACGTCGATATTGCCGCGTGTTGCTTTGGAGTAAGGGCAGAAGTCATGAGCCTTGCGGGCCAGATCCTCAGCCTGGCTGTGATCTACGCCCGGCATACTTACATCGAGACGTACTGCCAGTCTAAATCCATCATCTGCAGGATCTTTACCGATGGAGACGTTGCTGGTTACAACGACGTTTTCCAATTTCACTCCTGCTTTGCGGGCTACATTAGCCAAAGCACTTTCGTAACAAGCACCGTATCCGGCTGCAAAAAGCTGCTCAGGGTTGGTTCCTTCTCCTCCGGCTCCACCCAGCTCTTTCGGCATTTTCAGATCATGCTGCAGTACCCCGTCCGAAGAAGCTACCGAACCTGTACGTCCACCTTTTACCGTTGCTGTAGCTGTATATAAAGCTTCCATCAGAAATCTCTCCTTTGCTGCTGTAATTTTAACTGCCTACAATTCATTTTAAACTTCTGGCCCGATTTGAAACGCCAGATTGTCCTCTTTATCAGCATTTACAATTGACTCCATTTCATGCACTCCCTATGTGAGGCTGTTTTTTTCGGCATCATGGGTAAGATATTATAAGATATATTTTGGTATGACTCTTTTTTTGTCCAAGCACATAAAAGTTGCACTAGACAAAAATTATTGTAGGTGTACAATGTAAATGTGAACATAAAATTTTAGATATATCGCTGTCGTTTTTTCCTTTATTGTTAAGCCTATCTTTTTATAGGAAGTATACACTGTAGTATTCGTGCCAGAGCACATACAAAAATTGATCAATCCTCGGCTGCAGGCCGATCACATCTTATTGTAAAGTCAGGTGATCCAAGTATGAGTCATAAAAATCCATTTAATTCTCCAGCCAGCGAAACTGCATCTGCAGCATCAATGGCCCCTTCACTGGGTGAAGCACACAGTTCCATGAAAGTCCCTAAGAATGCAGCATGGTGGAAAAAATTTCTTGCTTTTGTTGGTCCGGGTTATCTCGTAGCTGTCGGTTATATGGACCCTGGGAACTGGGCCACTGATATCGCAGGCGGCTCCCAATTCGGATATACCTTACTATCCGTCATTCTTATTTCAAACATGATGGCCGTAGTGCTTCAGTCCCTCGCAGGCAAACTGGGTATTGCGACCGGGCGGGATTTGGCTCAAGCCTGTCGCGAACGTTTTAGCCCCCCTGTTGTCATGATGTTATGGATTCTATGTGAGCTGGCGATTGCTGCTACCGATCTGGCTGAAGTCATCGGCTCGGCAATTGCTCTCAAGCTTCTATTTAATATCCCTATGCTGTACGGGGTGATCATTACCGCTGTGGACGTGCTTCTCATTCTGGTACTGCAGAACAAAGGCTTCCGTGCACTGGAGACACTCGTCATTGTGCTGATGGCGACCATTGCGCTCTGTTTTGGCATCGACCTGTTTTTGGCAAAACCCGATATGGGCGGTGTTCTTCACGGATTTGTACCCAGCACCGAGATTTTGCAAAACCCGGCCATGCTGTATATTGCGATTGGCATCATCGGCGCTACCGTCATGCCCCATAATCTGTATCTGCACTCTTCCATTGTACAGACCCGCCAGATTGAGCAGACCACTCAGGGCAAAAGAGAAGCCATTCGCTATACTACGCTGGATTCAACCATTGCTTTAACACTCGCACTGTTCATCAACGCCGCCATTCTGATCGTATCTGCGGCTGTATTTCACAGTGCAGGCATGACACAGGTCGCCGAGATTTCAGATGCCTATCATCTGCTGACACCACTGCTCGGCACAACGATTGCCAGTATCCTGTTCGGCGTTGCTTTGCTCGCATCCGGTCAAAACTCCACCCTTACAGGCACACTGGCGGGCCAAATCGTCATGGAAGGTTTCCTGAATATCCGTATCCCGGCATGGCTGCGCAGACTGGTCACCCGTCTGATCGCAATTATCCCAGCTGTCATCGTCACCGCAATTGCGGGTGAACACGGCACAGAAGAACTGCTGATCTTAAGTCAGGTCGTTCTATCTCTGCAATTGCCTTTTGCTGTCATTCCACTTGTCATGTTTACAAGCGACAAAAAAAGCATGGGACCTTTTGTCAACAAACTTTGGCTCAAAATCGTTTCCTGGATCATTGCTGCCATCATCGTTGTGCTGAATGTATATCTCATTATCCAGACCATCATGCTGTTCTAACCTATATAAGGCGAACGCTTCGCTTTTCAGGTTGTTCCTTTCAATCAACGTTTCTGTGTAAAAAGGATTTAGGCTTATATCATTCCAAAATAAAAAAAGGCTGATGTGCCGCAGTACACGGGCGCATCAGCCTTTTGGTGTCTTTGCTTTGTTAAGCCACCCAGACACCTATACCTCGAATCCGATCTCATCGACCAGATCGTTATATAGGTTTACTTGCATCGTCATCAGGTATGAGCAGGGGCAGCAGTTCGTCCAGTGATTCAACAGTCCAGTCCGCCCGCTCATCTTCCGACGTTTCGGGCTGAAACCTTCCGTATCCCTGTAAAATACGGATGGTATGCAGGCCCAGGCTGCGTGCTGGTATGATATCATTATCGATTCGGTCTCCGACCATCACCGCTTCTTCTGGAGCACATCCAGCTTGTTTCAGCGCAACCGCATACAGCTCCGGGTCCGGCTTGGACACGCCTTCTTCCGCTGAACAGGCCAGAACATCGACATACTTCCGAAGTCCGTAACTCTCCAGCCGAGTCTCAGTTCCAGGACTCTGATTGGCTATGATGCCAATACGATAGTAATGTGAGAGCCGTTCCAGCACCTTGGCCGCCGAAGGGAAGGGCCGCTCCAGTTCTTTGCGGAATTTCAGCTTGTCCTGAATCTGCTTGCGGTGATCTTCATCATGAATATATGTACGTATTGCAGCTTTCATTGGCCACTGTTCATAATTACGATAACAGGATGCAAACAGCTCTCGTACCGCTTCAATTTTCACTGGATAGCCATAAGCACAAGCTTCACGAACGAATTGACCGATGATATCGTCTACCGGCTCCCATTCATCCACCAGCGTATCCCCCACATCAAAAAACAACCACTTCAATCCGGCAATATCCGGCACGCCGATTCCTCCTCATAAGCCGCAGGTCACCCCTAGCTTGCATACTGTATCCATAAAAAAAGAAGACCCACGACAAGCATGAGTCTCCTCAAATTCCGTTAGTCTATAGCTGCAATTATAGCAGGCGTCTTACATCGAATCAATCTCAATCATAAGCTGCTGACTTCAGCTTCCTGTTTGCTGCAGCTGTTGAGAAGGAAACCGACTTCTCCGTTCAATGAATACACGATTTTGTCAGCCCCCATCCCCCGATAAATCCCTTTAGGATGGCTCTGCTCTGTGATCACACACAGGGACTTGGATGTCCATGACCGGCAAATCTGCAGATAACGGCAGGTCAAGTTCAGACTATTTTCAAAAATAAATACATTCCCTACACTGCCCTGCGGCAAAAACCATTTTTCAGCCGCTGCCGTATTCATGCGGATCACATGTTCTACGCCAATCTGGCGAAGTTTGCGCTCCTCACCAGCACTATTCGTCAGAACGGCAAAAGGCATTTTTTTGTACATCAGCAATTTCACAAATTTACGTCCAGCTTCATTCGGAGCCGTCACCAAAATCATCTCTTTATCCATTGTTCGTTCCTCCCTTGGCGTGAAAAGACAACAAAAAAGAAGCGTGGGGGACCAAGGCCTCCGAAACGCTTCTTAAATAATCCATGACGAAAACGCCATGAACCAGCGTGCGGTTTGCTGCCTCTCCCTTTAACGCTTACGAGGTTAGCTGACGGATTCGGGCGCGAGAGTCGCCCTATTTCCGGCTGTCACCGGAAAATTCACCCCATGGATGTCTGCTGCTGTAATACAGCCCATCCTGTTGGTTCCCCCGTTTTCCACCCTTAATGAATGGAAACTCAGCGATTAAAACATCGTTCGTACATCTTGAATAAAGAACCGATCGATATTATCGTTTGTTTCGTTTTTCAGGTATAAATTTATTAAAATTCAAATTACGCTATGAATCATACACCTGTGCCATGATGATGTAAAGTGCGGCCAGATCACTGAATCGTCAGATTTCCGGCAATAATCTTCAATAATAACGCTTACAATGAGGTTATACGCTATCCAACTCTTCCAAGCTGTCTAATTCTCTGCCGCACAAAAATGGATCATCACATTTCACAACGATTTCAATCTTACGTCGATCTTACACACCAAGGATGGTCATAACAACGCAGAAGCCAAATAAGTTTTGCATTACTTAATTGCATAAAATATAATGAATGTATCTAGAACAAGATGATGGAGGCGATCCCTATGTCAGTTTATGATTACAAAGTAAACACCCTTCGCGGACAAGAGATTGAGATGTCCGAGTATCGCGGCAAAGTGTTGTTAATAGTAAATACAGCAAGTCAGTGTGGTCTCACACCTCAATTCAAGGGCCTGCAGGAGCTGCAGGATAAATTCCAGGATGCTCCGTTTGAAGTGCTTGGGTTCCCAAGCAATCAGTTTGCGCAGGAGAAAGGTTCCTCCGATGATATTGCCGAGTTCTGTCAGATGAATTACGGTGTCAGCTTCCCTATGTTTGAAAAAATTGACGTCAATGGCTCCAGCGCCCATCCACTTTTCCAACATATTACCAAAGAAGCACCCGGCCTGCTCGGCTCGAAAGCAATCAAATGGAACTTCACCAAATTCCTGGTTGACCAGAACGGGAAAGTAGTGAAACGATATGCTCCGCAGACGATACCAGACAAAATTCAAGAGGATATTGAGGCTTTGTTGAAATAAACTATATTTTATAAAATGAAAAAGCGATCCGAAACCAAAGAGCCAAGGCTCAGGCTTCAGGATGGCTTTTTTTCGCTGTACCCGCTTCAACTAGTTCAGAACGTTCCATTGAGCTGCGGAACTTCAGTTCTGATCAAAGAAAAGAAGCTTTCCATTATGGAAAGCTTCTCAGGTATCTCTTCATATAATGCGGTCGAGAGGACTCGAACCTCCACGGGCATACGCCCACTACCCCCTCAAGATAGCGTGTCTGCCATTCCACCACGACCGCATGTCGTAAATTATCGGCAACAGAATTGATTATACCGGAATCTTATTTAAAAGTAAAGCAATTATCTAGATTTTCTTGTGCAGCCTGAATATAACACTTCTTTTTATACAACTCAGCTTCCTTTCTCCTTTCATTTTTCATTTAACTGCTCAAATTCCATCTAACTGCGCAAATTTTTGTCATAACTCTGAAGTAAGCACATAACATTAATCTGATTGCGAAAAAGAGGCCACACGAAGACGGAGTAAATCCATCCGTTTTCGAAATAGGAACTTTAGAAGAATCAAATTATTTTATCACAAATAAGCTTGTGTAAGTTTATATAACACAAAATACTTACCAGGCCTATACAAACGTCTTTTTTTCTGTTAACTATTGACAAAACACCGATTATTATGTGAAAATATATATCATATAATTCGGATTTACACACAAATTTTCAAAAAAACCTTTATCAAGTTAGGAAAATTTACACAACTGTACACAGGAGGCGAAAGATCTTGAATCGTGGGAATAAGCTTCTCGATTACGCGAAACTGCTTGATCCCTCTGTGCAGGTTGGAGGGTTCTCCCATCTCTTCGGCATGAACACCCATATCAAGGAAGGCTCCATACGTACTGCCGAGGATATCGAATCGTTCATGCGATGCCAGCTTCACCCTAGTCTTGTGCGTCTTGAAGGCATGGCGATCAAAGGCATCTACACCGCAACAGATCATAAGGACACCTGGCGTGTCGCTTTGATCGACAAACTGGTCCATGTACAGCGCACACCCGCTGAACTTCGAGAACAAGCATCAGCTATAGGCAAACGTTTAATCAAACTCTCGCGCGCCCTGCATCCGTGGATTGACTTCAGCCCGCTTGAACAGATCTTCGCAAAATACAATTCCGTTGGCTGCCTCCCTACCGTTCACGCCTGGATTAACCACCACCTTGACATCCCCGTCGAAGAGGCGGTTCTCGGTTACCTGCATTCAGCCATGTATGCTTGTATATCCGAAGCCTCCAAAGTTATCCCTCTAACTGAAGAAGTCACCAAGGAACTGCTGGGTCGTCTGACCACAGACCTAGAGAAGGAATGGACGACCGTGAGCACCTCTTCTCCAGATGGACATATGCCCCCCGCATCCCTGTCTATGAAGCCCTTGTTCCCCAACTTTCACATGCTCGGGGCAGGCCTCCATGCTTACAGAGCATAACTCTCCCCGTTCCACCCTTCTATAAAAATGCATACAAAAAAACACGCCGCAATCCCCTTGCTGGCGTGTTTTTCACTTTTTTGCAAGCTTATAAAAACGTATTTACGTCATATTAATTCAAAAAATACACTTATTTCCGTATTTTTTAATTGTTAGATGACGCAAATACGTATATAATGGAAATCACAGCTCGCATTTCTATATATCTTACACCAATACAAGCTTGCTGAATACTATAATCCATTCAGGAGTGAACCCTTTTGAACAAGAAAAAACCAGTCACTCCGTTCGGATGGGCTATCAAACGACGCCTAACCGAACTGCAGGTCGATCAGAAAACCTTTTGCGAACAGCATGGCATTCCACCCTATCGTCTGTCCAACCTTATCCACGGCACACGCAAAGCAACCAGATTCAGGCATTTGGTCGCTGATATTTTGGACATCCCCGAGGAGCTGCGATAACCATTTTCATCAAAGGAGGATTTCTCTCGTGAGATATGTGACATCAGACCTCGAAAGCTTGTCTTTCCAATCGACCAACCATCAGCTGATTATCGTTGATCAGCATTGGATGATTAGGAGCTGCAACCGAGCCTGGGAACGCGGGTTTCATAGACCTTTTTCGCACACAGCCCGCTGTCACAGGCATTACCTGCATTTGATGGAAGCCTGGGCGGCGCAGCAGAAAGATATTCTTCCGGCTACCACATTTGCACAAGATCTGAGACACAACGTCGTTCCGTTTAAGCAAACCCATACATACGACATCTCTGTGACCACCCCATATAATGAAGAGAGATGGTTTCGTGTAGAGCTCACTCCACTGCATGATGGACCCGCAATGGATACTGCCCTGGCTCTCGTAGCTCACACCGACATTACCGAACAGAAAAAAACAGAGCTTCAGCTAAGGCAAGCCCTGACTGAAGCACGTACATTATTCGGCCTATTGCCCATTTGCGCCGTCTGTAAACATATTAAAGACGAATCGGAGGAATGGAGCTCCGTCGAACATTATTTGGAGAAACACACCTCTGCCGAGTTCACACATGATATCTGCCCTGAATGCATCCGCCGGCTGTATCCGAAATACTCCAACGTACTCGACCAGCCTCATTAAACCTGCACAGCATAGGTCACACCTCCGTACATTCAACACCATTACAGCATGCGCACATTGGAGTCAGGCACGAAACAAACACGGATAGCCCGGACTGCATTATACAGACAGATGATATTCAAACTGCGATATATCCAGCTCATGCGGTGCTCCCTGCAGAGCCATAACCCCTCTGTCCATCACATAAATATAATCCGCGGCACTGCGCACAAAATCAATACTCTGCTCCACCAACAAAATTGAAATATCGCCCTGCATTTTCAGTTTGAGTATTACCTGTCTGATATCCTCAACGATGGAGGGCTGAATACCTTCCGTCGGCTCATCCAGCAGCAGCAGGCCAGGACGGGACGCAAGCGCACGAGCAATGGCAAGCTCGCTCGCTG harbors:
- a CDS encoding zinc ribbon domain-containing protein; amino-acid sequence: MSIEEMIERKFVCTKCRGTDCSIKEVSMSGAGLSKVFDIQHNHYLFVSCTSCGYVEVFNPDVLKGKKQGQVGTILDILFGG
- a CDS encoding organic hydroperoxide resistance protein, translating into MEALYTATATVKGGRTGSVASSDGVLQHDLKMPKELGGAGGEGTNPEQLFAAGYGACYESALANVARKAGVKLENVVVTSNVSIGKDPADDGFRLAVRLDVSMPGVDHSQAEDLARKAHDFCPYSKATRGNIDVVLNVV
- a CDS encoding Nramp family divalent metal transporter codes for the protein MAPSLGEAHSSMKVPKNAAWWKKFLAFVGPGYLVAVGYMDPGNWATDIAGGSQFGYTLLSVILISNMMAVVLQSLAGKLGIATGRDLAQACRERFSPPVVMMLWILCELAIAATDLAEVIGSAIALKLLFNIPMLYGVIITAVDVLLILVLQNKGFRALETLVIVLMATIALCFGIDLFLAKPDMGGVLHGFVPSTEILQNPAMLYIAIGIIGATVMPHNLYLHSSIVQTRQIEQTTQGKREAIRYTTLDSTIALTLALFINAAILIVSAAVFHSAGMTQVAEISDAYHLLTPLLGTTIASILFGVALLASGQNSTLTGTLAGQIVMEGFLNIRIPAWLRRLVTRLIAIIPAVIVTAIAGEHGTEELLILSQVVLSLQLPFAVIPLVMFTSDKKSMGPFVNKLWLKIVSWIIAAIIVVLNVYLIIQTIMLF
- a CDS encoding HAD family hydrolase — encoded protein: MPDIAGLKWLFFDVGDTLVDEWEPVDDIIGQFVREACAYGYPVKIEAVRELFASCYRNYEQWPMKAAIRTYIHDEDHRKQIQDKLKFRKELERPFPSAAKVLERLSHYYRIGIIANQSPGTETRLESYGLRKYVDVLACSAEEGVSKPDPELYAVALKQAGCAPEEAVMVGDRIDNDIIPARSLGLHTIRILQGYGRFQPETSEDERADWTVESLDELLPLLIPDDDASKPI
- a CDS encoding glutathione peroxidase → MSVYDYKVNTLRGQEIEMSEYRGKVLLIVNTASQCGLTPQFKGLQELQDKFQDAPFEVLGFPSNQFAQEKGSSDDIAEFCQMNYGVSFPMFEKIDVNGSSAHPLFQHITKEAPGLLGSKAIKWNFTKFLVDQNGKVVKRYAPQTIPDKIQEDIEALLK
- a CDS encoding urease accessory UreF family protein, with product MNRGNKLLDYAKLLDPSVQVGGFSHLFGMNTHIKEGSIRTAEDIESFMRCQLHPSLVRLEGMAIKGIYTATDHKDTWRVALIDKLVHVQRTPAELREQASAIGKRLIKLSRALHPWIDFSPLEQIFAKYNSVGCLPTVHAWINHHLDIPVEEAVLGYLHSAMYACISEASKVIPLTEEVTKELLGRLTTDLEKEWTTVSTSSPDGHMPPASLSMKPLFPNFHMLGAGLHAYRA
- a CDS encoding XRE family transcriptional regulator; its protein translation is MNKKKPVTPFGWAIKRRLTELQVDQKTFCEQHGIPPYRLSNLIHGTRKATRFRHLVADILDIPEELR